The window GTCCATGAGCCGAGCTGGCCTTCCGGAGGACGGGAGCCGAACTCCAGAGGCTTGGCGGAAACATGCGGCAGTTTGTCCTGAATGAGCTTGGCGCGACGATGATGATCCACGCTGTGCAGCCACCAGTTACGCTGCACGGCCTTGAGCTTGCGCGCGGCATCGCCGATGGATTCGATGGCTACGGCCTGCGGCTCCAGCCAGACATTCTGCGCCCAGACCACCTGTTGCGGAGCACCTTCTGCCACGAACAAGCGCCCGCGCTGCGCAATCACGTTGCGCAATTCCTTGGCCAGATCCTCTTCGTAGCCTCGGGGGGCAAGATAGATGGTCGTATTCTCAAACTGCATGATTCCTTCCTTCGCACGAGCCGTGCTGAGGCGCTCTACCGCAATAGGGGGCATTACGCAAGGACGCGCCATGCCGCTGTAGCGCCCACCAAGCTTCGCACATCTGTCCGACATGCCGCAAGTTTGATTCTAAAGCGGGCATTTCGTAATGGACGGGTCAACCGACAAAAGTGTATGCTCACCTCACGCGATCAGGATTGCCTTTCTGCCCATCCCCTTCGCCCGCGAGCACGCACGCCCCTGCAACCGGCACGGTCCGGTCGGGGGTGTTTTCCGTGCAACCATTTCGATATACCAATTCCACTGCCACACTGACGGACGAGAATACCCATGCGCAGACCAGATGCAGCCATGCTTCCTTCCATTGCCCTTTTCACAGCCATGATCCTGTGGGCAAGTTCCTATATCGGCATGAAGGTCGCCGTAAGCGCCTACGACCCCATGGTCGTCATGGCCGGCCGCCTTTTTCTGGGCAGTTGCACCTTTGCTCTGGGCTGGCGCTACCTGCGCAGCATCCGCATCCGCAAGCAGGACTGGAAGCCCCTGCTGCTCATGGCCGCATGCGAACCCTGCATCTATTTCGTGCTGGAAGGCTACGCCATGCGCTACACGTCCGCCTCGCAGGCGGGCATGATCGTATCCTCCCTGCCCATCTTCGTGGCACTGGGCGCCTTCTTCTTTCTTGGCGAGCGCCTTTCCGCACGCGTGTGGACCGGCTTCTTCATCGCCATGGGCGGCGTGATATGGCTCTCCCTTGCTGGTGTAGCCACCGAGTCGGCCCCTAATCCCATTCTCGGTAACATACTCGAAACGCTGGCCATGGCATCGGCATCTGTATACGTCGTCATTGCCAAACGTCTGTCATCCCACTATCCGCCCATGTTCATAACCGCAGCACAATGCTTTGTGGGCACCATATTCTTCATCCCGCTGCTGTTCATGCCCTTCACCCAGCTGCCGACGCATGTGGATATTCCCGCCATAACAAGCATCGCCTATCTCGGCACCATCATCACCATCGGCGCATACGGCCTGTACAATTACGGCGTCAGCAAGATTCCTGCGGGACAGGCCAGCGCGTGGGGCAACCTGATTCCCGTTGCGGCGCTGATCATGGGACAGGTATTTCTGGGCGAAACGCTCACCCCCTCGCAGTATGTTGCCTCTGTTTTTGTGCTCCTGGGCGTGTATCTGAGCCAAAAGTGAATAATTTGTATCACTTTGTGTCAAATACGTTTTTTTATGCCTTTCCTCTGCTGTTTTTCGTGACAATAACCAGTCTAATACGCTATGGTCAGACCGATATGCGCGAAGTTTATTGAGCCACTTCGCGCCATAAAACGGAGTTGCCATAATGCCCCATTTACATGCCGCCCTTCTCACTTCACTCGCCGCAGACTCGCTGGCGCTTGGCGCGCACTGGGAATATGACCAGAAACGCATTGAAGATACACTGGGAAGGGTTTCCACTCTTCTGCCCCCGAAACTGAGCAGCCAATATCACCCCACCCGCTCCGCGGGCGACCTTTCGCATTACGGCGATCAGGTGCTGGTGCTGCTCGATTCCGTCACCGCCCAAGGCCGTTTTGATCTACACGCCTTCCGGGATGCATGGCTTACCCGCATGCAGCATTATGACGGTTACCTTGACCGCGCCATCCGCGAAACTCTGCGCAACCTTGAAGAAGGCGCATTGCCGGAACAATCAGGGGCGCATTCTTCCGATTTTTCCGCAGCTGCGCGCATTGCTCCCCTGTTCGCCGTCCATATGGACGACCTAAATGCGCTTGTGGCCGCCGCCCGAGCCCAGACACTGATGACGCACAACTCCGCACTGGTGGCGGACGGAGCCGAGTTCTTCGCACGGGCAGTATTTGCCATTTTGCAGGGCGCGACGGTTCGTGAAGGACTCGATGCTGCCGCAGAAGCCGGTTATAAACACCTGCCTGCTGAAGACTGGCTTGCCTTCACCTACATGTCTTCCGATGAAGACGCCCGCATGGCCATCGCACGCTTCGGGCAGTCCTGCGGCATGAAGGGAGCCTTCCATGGCGTGGTGCACCTTGTAACCCACTATGAAAACGAGCCTCAGACGGCCCTGATTGAAAACGTCATGGCCGGAGGCGATTCCTGCGCCCGCGGCCTTATGGCCGGTCTCATTCTCGGCGCGCGACATGGAGAAGTCGCCTGCGCGCCTGAATGGTGCAACGAGCTCAATTGCCTGCCCAAGCTCAAAGACTACCTCAGCAGGATTCTCTGACCCATAGCAAACCATCAAAAACCGGAAGCTCCCGCTTCCGGTTTTTTCGTATGCACAGCCCGAAGCTGCGAGTATCACTCCCGTCCTTTTTTCTGCAAAACCCCGTGACAGAATCGCCTGATTGGGTAAAAATCGGGATCATCCGAGCAGGCACGAGCAGGCAAGGCAAGCCCCGTCGGTGCGGTGCCACAAACGCATTCTCCGTGCTAGGACTACCCTTCATTTACGCGGAACGTCATATCAGATCCGGACAGGTTGCATCATGTGGGACAAGGATACAGTACTTCGATACGAAGAATGGTTCGATACGCAGGAAGGCGCATTCGCCCTCAATGCGGAAAAGCGGCTGCTGGAATATCTCATATCCGGCTGGCCCAGACGCGGCCATTCCTTTCTTGAAGTGGGCTGCGGCCCCGGCCTGATTCTGGAGATGCTGTACGAAACAGGGTTTGACGTCACAGGTCTGGACATCTCACCAGCCATGCTGGCAGCCGCGCGCAAACGCATGGGCACACGGGCAGACCTGCATGTGGGTGATGCCGAACACCTGCCCTTTTCCGACAACCAGTTCGATTACGTGGCTCTGCCGACCGTGCTTGAATTCGTGGAAAACCCCATGCGGGCGCTGGAAGAAGCCTTCCGTGTGGCGGCCCGCGGCGTTGTCGTGACCATGCTCAACAAATGGTCCTTCTACTATCTGTCCCACGGTATGCGCTACAGCGGACACCATGGCGGCATCCTGCGCGAGGCCACCTGGTATACGCCCGTCTGCATGCGCTCCATGGTCCGCAAGGCAGCAGGAAACAAGCCCTTCATCATGCGCTCGGTTCTGCCCGGCCCCTTTGCCACATGGAAAAATACCATGCCGTGGCGTTTTCTGAACTCGGTGCTTCTGCCATACGGCCTTGGCTCCTATACCGGCATACGCGTCGACCTGTACGACATTGAAAGCGTCACCCCGCTCATGGCCCACACCAAGACTGTGGTGCCCGCCAAGCCCATCGCCAGCCCGTAAAAAAGGCAGCCTGCCTGCGCACGCTGCCCTGTCTCTTCATAATGCCGTAGCCCTGATCAGGCAATGTCGCCCCGCTCCAGCATGCTCAATGCCATGCGCAGCTCATCACCCAGTCTGCCCTGCACGGCAGTCTGTACAGAGTTCGTTGATGATGTGAACTGTCTCTGGCGGATAGAATAGACATTGCGGATAAAGGCAGCCTCCTTCCCCTCTTCATACCCCCCGGTTCGCCCGAAGGCCTTGGCAAAGATGCGAACCGCCCCAGTGGGCCCATGCTGCACGGCCGTGGAAAAAAGCACTTCCTGCAAAGCCTGCGGCATGGAGTCAAGCTGCATGGCCTTGCTTATGGCCCTGAAGGCCGGTGAAAAATGATTGCTGTGCACGAACTTATCCTGCAGAGCCTCAAATCGCTCGGGCTGCGTCTGGGCAACCTGTTTCCAGGCGGTGGGCATGGCACCGAAACGCGACCCCGTATTGGCCCTGCCCGCCTTCTTCAACTGCGAGGCTATATCCGGCGCCTGACCGTCCAGATACCGGATAAAGGCGTCCATGGTACCGGCGCGTGATGAAAGCTGATACTTTCCGTAGGAAGTACCTCCTCGCCTGTCGTAGCCGATAGCGGAAATCCCGCCGTCCGCACCGGATTCAAATAATGCCGCCAGTGCACCGGGCCTGAAGGATTCGGTCTGCCGATGCGTTGCCCCCACAGACTGGGCCGCTGTTCCGACCGTATTTCCGCCACCTCCGGTTGCAGTTGCATCAGCATTTCCCTTCTCTACCGCTGCAACTTCCGCCTGCATCCTGCCTAATGCAGCTTCAACCTGCCCAAGCGGGCCAGCTTTGTCCGCAAGCGATATCTGCGGAGATGTTACGGCCATACGAATGGCATCGCCCTCAGGAGCTCTCATCGTTCTGAACATGGAGGCAAAGGGGTTGCTCTCGTCACCAAGCACCTTTGTCAGTGTTGCCAACGCCTTGACATTCGTCAGGTTCATGCTGCCGAACATGGCGCTTTCCAGCGCCGACATGTCGCCCGCATTCTTTCCTGCGCCAATGCCCAAGAAGCTCTGAACGGCGTCGCCATTGCCCATCTGCACCATGGGATCGTTCAACAGTTCGTCAAAACGCGACCCCACAGTCTTGTTGAGCTTGTTCAGGCCGAAAGGATTTCCGCCCGACTGCCCTCCTCCTTGCTTGAGGCGGTCGATATAGCTGGTAATCTGGCCCATGGCGAGCGGATTGACGTTCATTGGCAACTCCTTGTCTCGCATTCAGCAAAGGAAGTGCCGACAATCGCTTCAGCTGTAATATCGGTGTGTTAACAAAAACAACACCCTGCCCACGTCCGCAAGAAGTCAGCGAAATGACGCCTGAAGCATCAGACACCCTATAACCATTAGAGCAGAACTTATCATTTCCAGAGCAACGCCCCTGGTCTAGCAGTAGAATAGAATAAACCCTGTTCAGCATAGGGTGCGACAAGGCGCGTCAACTGGGGAAGGATCCTTACGAACCCAAACTGCCTGAACCGGCAAAACCATGGAGCGTGACCATGCTCGACAACATGAAACTTTCCGTAAAACTTTACTCAGGCTTTCTGGTTGTCCTAGCGTTACTCACCATACTTGGCGGAACGGGCTTTTTCGCCATTGACTCCGCCTCGGATGGTTTTTCTTCATACCGGGAAATGGCTCGCGACACCAACCTTGCCGGCCGCATACAGGCCAACATGCTCACGGTTCGCATGGCCGTGAAAGACTTCATCATCACAGGCAGTGAAGACAGTGCCAAGGTCTTCGATGAACGGTTCAATGGGGTGCGCAAATTTATCGAACAGGCTCGTCAGGACATCCAGAATCCTGAACGGATCAAACTCGTTGAAGAGACCGACTCAAGCGCCCAAAGCTATCAGAAAGCATTCGAACAGGTTCAGGCCTTCAGAACAAAGCGCAATGAACATGTGGACCGCCTTAACGCCAACGGCCCCGTCATGGAGCAGAAGCTCACCCAGATTCTCAAAACAGCCGAACGCGACGGCGACATGAGTGCGGCCTTCCACGCCAGTCTTGCCATGCGCAATCTGCTGCTCGCCCGCCTGTACGTGGTAAAATTTCTGAATAGCAACGCACAGGAAGATGCAGACAGGGTGTACTCCGAGTACTCAACTCTGCAGAGTGAGCTTGAGTATCTGGACAAGAACCTGCAGAACCCCGAGCGCAGGGCACAGCTGGCAGACATCAGACGCCTTGAGCAGGGGTATATTGCAGACTTCAAGGCCGTGGTTTCCATCATCTTCGCGCGGAACGACGTCATCACGAACACTCTGGACAAGCTGGGCCCCGCCATCGCCAAGAGCACGGAAGATCTCAAGCTTTCCATCATGGCCGAACAGGACAAGATCGGTCCGGCAGTGCAAGCATCCAACGACAACGCCCTTTTCGTTATCGCCTCCACAGGCTCCACAGCCATACTCCTCGGCATGTTCATAGCCTTTATTCTCACACGTAGCGTACTGCGCCAGATTGGTTGTGATCCTGCCGAAATCGCAGAAATCACCGACCAACTCGCGCGCGGCAACATGGCTATTTCCTTCCGCGACAATGCCATCGGTGTCTATGCGAGCATGAAGACCATGGTGAACAAGCTCAGCGGCATCGTCAGCGAAGTCACTGCAGCCGCAGAAAACGTGGCTTCCGGCAGCGAAGAACTGTCCGCCTCTTCGCAGAGCCTGTCGCAGGGCGCCACTGAACAGGCAGCCAGCATTGAAGAAGTCTCATCTTCCATGGAGGAGATGAGCGCCAATATCAGTCTGAACGCTGAAAACGCCCGCCAGACGGAAAGCCTCGCAACGCAGGCAGCCCTGGATGCGCAGGAAGGCGGCAACGCAGTATCCCAAACCGTTGAGGCCATGAAGCATATTGCAGAGAAGATCTCCATTGTGGAAGAAATTGCACGCCAGACCAACCTGCTGGCTCTTAACGCCGCCATTGAAGCCGCCCGAGCCGGGGAACATGGAAAGGGCTTTGCCGTGGTAGCGGCTGAAGTGCGCAAGCTTGCTGAGCGAAGCGGTACAGCAGCTGCGGAAATCAGCGAACTTTCCTCTTCGAGTGTGGAAGTAGCGGAACGTGCAGGAACCATGCTTATGAAGCTGGTGCCGGACATCAAGAAAACAGCTGACCTTGTTCAGGAAATCGCCTCTGCTTCCAGCGAGCAGAACGCCGGTGCGGAGCAAATCAACAAGGCCATCCAGCAGCTTGATCAGGTAGTGCAGCAGAATGCCTCTGCCTCTGAAGAAATGTCGTCAACATCTGAAGAGCTTGCCTCGCAGGCTTCACAGCTTCAAGAATCCATGGGCTTCTTCCGCATTTCCGACACAGCGCTTGGCGTTCGACGCAAAGTGAAAGCGGTTGCGGCCCCGGCAGCCATTCCCAAAGCAACGCCCGCCAAACAACTCGCTTCAGCCCGCAAGCCGGAACCCGTAGTTGACGATAGTGCAGACGAAGGATTCTCCCTTGCCATGGAAGAAGACATGGCGTTTGAACGGTTCTAAATCTCTTCGTAACCTGCGACATGCATAATTCGGGGGCACTCTGCAGAGTGCCCCCGTTTTGTTTGCCCATACAAGTTAGTAGCTCAATCCTCGTTGAGCCCGTGACGGATAACGAATCAGAGACACCTCTCCAAGAAACGCCCCTTCTAATTTCGCCCCCCTGCTCCCAAACTATGCGATGCCAAGCTCCAGCAACGCGCTGCCTTTTCGGTAATACGCCAGCATTTCATCTTCTGGGACCATACTGCCGCCCGTACACCACATAAGATGTGTTGCCGTATCTGTTTGCACTCCAGACGAGAGCTTGTTCAAATACCCATTTGCTCCCACTCCCCTGACAATTCCGGGCGCACCAGCCAAAGCAGAAGGTTCAAGCCATATTCCCTCCGTGTCCGCCATCATGGCCAGATAGCGGTAGAGATTTTCATCGCTGACAGTATACACGCCATCCAGCAGGGGGAGCATCATCCTGCCTACAAAACCGGAGGGGCGCCCAACGGCCAGACCGTCGGCCGCTGTAACATTGTCTATGCCGAAATTCTGCACACTCACCGCATCATGAAGACCTGTATACATACCAAGCAGCATGGCTGGCGAATGCGTCGGCTCCGCGAAGATGCAGTGAACATGATCCTGAAAAATAAGCTTGAGGCCAAAAGCCACGCCGCCAGGGCCGCCTCCCACTCCGCACGGCAGGTAGACAAAAAGGGGGTATTCTTCATTTACTGCAACGCCAAGCGCATCCAGTTGCCCCTTCAAGCGTTGAGCGGCTACGGCGTAACCCAGGAACAGGCTTACAGAGTTTTCATCGTCCATAAAGAAACATGAGGGATCCTTCTCTGCTTGCCTGCGCCCTTCCGCCACGGCCAAACTGTAATCGGACGCATATTCCACCACATTCACGCCCTTGGAACGCAACAGCTCTTTCTTCCACTGTCGCGCATCCGCA is drawn from Desulfovibrio mangrovi and contains these coding sequences:
- the dsdA gene encoding D-serine ammonia-lyase is translated as MADMRFGGKTVQEWLAGDALLKDVVDLKEVSWFNSDTVPFEEAIQTISLSETDVADASARLERFRPYIAKVFPETAKVGGLIESPLQPVPAFQKVLGKFHGTKLSGRLFAKLDSHLPISGSIKARGGIYEVLKHAEGLALQAGLLSVDDDYGTLANDACRRFFNTQAISVGSTGNLGLSIGIMGAQLGFRVSVHMSADARQWKKELLRSKGVNVVEYASDYSLAVAEGRRQAEKDPSCFFMDDENSVSLFLGYAVAAQRLKGQLDALGVAVNEEYPLFVYLPCGVGGGPGGVAFGLKLIFQDHVHCIFAEPTHSPAMLLGMYTGLHDAVSVQNFGIDNVTAADGLAVGRPSGFVGRMMLPLLDGVYTVSDENLYRYLAMMADTEGIWLEPSALAGAPGIVRGVGANGYLNKLSSGVQTDTATHLMWCTGGSMVPEDEMLAYYRKGSALLELGIA
- a CDS encoding DMT family transporter, encoding MRRPDAAMLPSIALFTAMILWASSYIGMKVAVSAYDPMVVMAGRLFLGSCTFALGWRYLRSIRIRKQDWKPLLLMAACEPCIYFVLEGYAMRYTSASQAGMIVSSLPIFVALGAFFFLGERLSARVWTGFFIAMGGVIWLSLAGVATESAPNPILGNILETLAMASASVYVVIAKRLSSHYPPMFITAAQCFVGTIFFIPLLFMPFTQLPTHVDIPAITSIAYLGTIITIGAYGLYNYGVSKIPAGQASAWGNLIPVAALIMGQVFLGETLTPSQYVASVFVLLGVYLSQK
- a CDS encoding ADP-ribosylglycohydrolase family protein, with amino-acid sequence MPHLHAALLTSLAADSLALGAHWEYDQKRIEDTLGRVSTLLPPKLSSQYHPTRSAGDLSHYGDQVLVLLDSVTAQGRFDLHAFRDAWLTRMQHYDGYLDRAIRETLRNLEEGALPEQSGAHSSDFSAAARIAPLFAVHMDDLNALVAAARAQTLMTHNSALVADGAEFFARAVFAILQGATVREGLDAAAEAGYKHLPAEDWLAFTYMSSDEDARMAIARFGQSCGMKGAFHGVVHLVTHYENEPQTALIENVMAGGDSCARGLMAGLILGARHGEVACAPEWCNELNCLPKLKDYLSRIL
- a CDS encoding HAMP domain-containing methyl-accepting chemotaxis protein; its protein translation is MLDNMKLSVKLYSGFLVVLALLTILGGTGFFAIDSASDGFSSYREMARDTNLAGRIQANMLTVRMAVKDFIITGSEDSAKVFDERFNGVRKFIEQARQDIQNPERIKLVEETDSSAQSYQKAFEQVQAFRTKRNEHVDRLNANGPVMEQKLTQILKTAERDGDMSAAFHASLAMRNLLLARLYVVKFLNSNAQEDADRVYSEYSTLQSELEYLDKNLQNPERRAQLADIRRLEQGYIADFKAVVSIIFARNDVITNTLDKLGPAIAKSTEDLKLSIMAEQDKIGPAVQASNDNALFVIASTGSTAILLGMFIAFILTRSVLRQIGCDPAEIAEITDQLARGNMAISFRDNAIGVYASMKTMVNKLSGIVSEVTAAAENVASGSEELSASSQSLSQGATEQAASIEEVSSSMEEMSANISLNAENARQTESLATQAALDAQEGGNAVSQTVEAMKHIAEKISIVEEIARQTNLLALNAAIEAARAGEHGKGFAVVAAEVRKLAERSGTAAAEISELSSSSVEVAERAGTMLMKLVPDIKKTADLVQEIASASSEQNAGAEQINKAIQQLDQVVQQNASASEEMSSTSEELASQASQLQESMGFFRISDTALGVRRKVKAVAAPAAIPKATPAKQLASARKPEPVVDDSADEGFSLAMEEDMAFERF
- a CDS encoding chitosanase; amino-acid sequence: MNVNPLAMGQITSYIDRLKQGGGQSGGNPFGLNKLNKTVGSRFDELLNDPMVQMGNGDAVQSFLGIGAGKNAGDMSALESAMFGSMNLTNVKALATLTKVLGDESNPFASMFRTMRAPEGDAIRMAVTSPQISLADKAGPLGQVEAALGRMQAEVAAVEKGNADATATGGGGNTVGTAAQSVGATHRQTESFRPGALAALFESGADGGISAIGYDRRGGTSYGKYQLSSRAGTMDAFIRYLDGQAPDIASQLKKAGRANTGSRFGAMPTAWKQVAQTQPERFEALQDKFVHSNHFSPAFRAISKAMQLDSMPQALQEVLFSTAVQHGPTGAVRIFAKAFGRTGGYEEGKEAAFIRNVYSIRQRQFTSSTNSVQTAVQGRLGDELRMALSMLERGDIA
- a CDS encoding class I SAM-dependent methyltransferase; protein product: MWDKDTVLRYEEWFDTQEGAFALNAEKRLLEYLISGWPRRGHSFLEVGCGPGLILEMLYETGFDVTGLDISPAMLAAARKRMGTRADLHVGDAEHLPFSDNQFDYVALPTVLEFVENPMRALEEAFRVAARGVVVTMLNKWSFYYLSHGMRYSGHHGGILREATWYTPVCMRSMVRKAAGNKPFIMRSVLPGPFATWKNTMPWRFLNSVLLPYGLGSYTGIRVDLYDIESVTPLMAHTKTVVPAKPIASP